The following are from one region of the Numenius arquata chromosome 23, bNumArq3.hap1.1, whole genome shotgun sequence genome:
- the PSMC5 gene encoding 26S proteasome regulatory subunit 8, with protein MPAEKMAVDGPEQMEMDDGKGGTGLRQYYLSKIEELQLIVNEKSQNLRRLQAQRNELNAKVRLLREELQLLQEQGSYVGEVVRAMDKKKVLVKVHPEGKFVVDVDKNIDINDVTPNCRVALRNDSYTLHKILPNKVDPLVSLMMVEKVPDSTYEMIGGLDKQIKEIKEVIELPVKHPELFEALGIAQPKGVLLYGPPGTGKTLLARAVAHHTDCTFIRVSGSELVQKFIGEGARMVRELFVMAREHAPSIIFMDEIDSIGSSRLEGGSGGDSEVQRTMLELLNQLDGFEATKNIKVIMATNRIDILDSALLRPGRIDRKIEFPPPNEEARLDILKIHSRKMNLTRGINLRKIAELMPGASGAEVKGVCTEAGMYALRERRVHVTQEDFEMAVAKVMQKDSEKNMSIKKLWK; from the exons ATGCCGGCGGAGAAGATGGCGGTGGACGGGCCCGAGCAG ATGGAGATGGACGATGGGAAAGGAGGCACAGGGCTCCGGCAGTACTACCTGTCCAAGATCGAGGAGCTGCAG CTCATCGTGAACGAGAAGAGCCAGAACTTGCGGCGCCTGCAAGCgcagagaaatgagctgaatGCTAAAG TGCGCCTGCTGCgggaggagctgcagctgctgcaggagcagggctcCTACGTGGGAGAAGTGGTGAGAGCCATGGACAAGAAGAAAGTGCTCGTTAAG GTGCACCCGGAGGGGAAGTTTGTGGTGGACGTGGACAAGAACATTGACATTAATGAC gtgaccccaaactgccGGGTGGCCCTGCGCAACGACAGCTACACGCTGCACAAGATCCTGCCCAACAAAGTGGATCCCCTGGTGTCCCTCATGATGGTGGAGAAGGTTCCGGATTCCACTTATGAGATGATCGGGGGCTTGGACAAGCAGATAAAGGAGATCAAAGAAGTAATCGAGCTGCCGGTCAAGCACCCTGAGCTTTTCGAGGCACTGGGGATCGCCCAGCCCAAG GGCGTGCTGCTCTATGGACCCCCTGGCACAGGCAAGACCttgctggccagggctgtggCCCATCACACCGACTGCACCTTCATCCGTGTCTCGGGCTCTGAGCTGGTGCAGAAGTTCATCGGTGAAG GTGCCCGCATGGTGCGTGAGCTGTTTGTGATGGCCCGGGAACACGctccctccatcatcttcatgGATGAGATCGACTCCATCGGCTCCTCCCGCCTGGAGGGGGGCTCTGGTGGGGACAGCGAGGTGCAGCGCACCATGCTGGAGCTCCTCAACCAGCTCGATGGCTTTGAGGCCACCAAGAACATCAAG GTGATCATGGCCACGAACCGGATCGACATCCTGGACTCGGCTCTGCTGCGCCCCGGCCGCATCGACAGGAAGATCGAGTTCCCCCCTCCCAACGAGGAG GCCCGCCTGGACATCCTGAAGATCCACTCCCGCAAAATGAACCTGACGCGGGGCATCAACCTGCGGAAAATCGCGGAGCTGATGCCAGGGGCCTCGGGTGCGGAAGTGAAG GGGGTGTGCACAGAAGCTGGCATGTATGCGCTGAGGGAGAGGCGGGTGCACGTCACACAAGAAGACTTCGAAATGGCTGTTGCCAAG gTGATGCAGAAGGACAGTGAGAAGAACATGTCCATTAAGAAGCTGTGGAAGTAA
- the SMARCD2 gene encoding SWI/SNF-related matrix-associated actin-dependent regulator of chromatin subfamily D member 2 isoform X1, producing MAGRGAFPLSPLPPTAAPPPPGPGPAILRGPSPAPAAAAAAAAAPGYRPMGPAAAQYQRPGMPPGGRMPMAGLQVGPPGAPPYGAASPMRPGLPQAMMDPFRKRLLTPQAQPPLATQRRGVKRRKMADKVLPQRIRELVPESQAYMDLLAFERKLDQTIARKRMEIQEAIKKPLTQKRKLRIYISNTFTPAKEEGEGGERVASWELRVEGKLLEDPSKQKRKFSSFFKSLVIELDKELYGPDNHLVEWHRLPTTQETDGFQVKRPGDVNVKCTLLLMLDHQPPQYKLDPRLARLLGVHTQTRASIMQALWLYIKHNKLQDSHEKEYINCNRYFRQIFNCIRMRFSEIPMKLAGLLQHPDPIIINHTISVDPNDQKKTACYDIDVEVDDPLKAQMSNFLASTTNQQEIASLDAKIHETIESINQLKTQRDFMLSFSNNPQDFIQEWIKSQRRDLKIITDVIGNPEEERRAEFYQQPWAQEAVGRHIFAKVQQRRQELEQVLGIRLT from the exons atggccgGCCGCGGCGCCTTCCCGCTCAGCCCGCTgccccccaccgccgccccgccgcccccggggcccggccccgccATCCTGAGGGGGCCCAgcccggctcccgccgccgcagccgctgccgccgccgccccgggctaCCGCCCCATGGGCCCGGCCGCCGCGCAGTACCAG CGCCCTGGGATGCCGCCTGGTGGCCGgatgcccatggcagggctgcAGGTGGGACCACCGGGAGCCCCCCCTTACGGAGCAGCCTCCCCGATGAGACCTGGCCTGCCCCAGGCGATGATGGACCCCTTCAGGAAGCGCCTGCTGACCCCCCAGGCACAGCCACCGCTGGCCACCCAGAGGAGAGG ggtgaagaggaggaagatggctGACAAGGTCCTGCCGCAGCGG ATCCGGGAATTGGTCCCAGAATCCCAGGCCTACATGGACCTCCTCGCCTTTGAGCGCAAGCTGGACCAAACCATCGCCCGGAAGAGGATGGAGATTCAGGAGGCCATCAAGAAACCGCTGACG CAAAAGCGGAAGCTGAGGATTTACATCTCCAACACTTTCACCCCAGCCAAAGAAGAAGGGGAGGGTGGTGAACGCGTGGCCTCCTGGGAGCTGCGTGTGGAGGGCAAACTGCTGGAGGAC CCGagcaagcagaagaggaagtTCTCCTCCTTTTTCAAGAGCCTCGTCATTGAGCTGGACAAAGAGCTGTATGGGCCGGACAACCATCTGGTGGAG TGGCACCGGCTGCCCACAACCCAGGAGACCGATGGCTTCCAAGTGAAACGCCCCGGCGACGTCAATGTGAAGTGCACGCTGCTGCTCATGCTGGATCACCAG cccccccagtACAAACTGGACCCTCGCCTGGCTCGCCTGCTCGGGGTGCACACCCAGACCCGCGCCAGCATCATGCAGGCGCTCTGGCTCTACATCAAGCACAACAAGCTGCAGGACAGTCACGAGAAGGAGTACATCAACTGCAACCGCTACTTCCGCCAG ATCTTTAACTGCATCCGCATGCGCTTCTCGGAGATCCCCATGAAGCTGGCGGggctcctgcagcacccagaTCCCATCATCATCAACCACACCATCAG CGTGGACCCCAATGACCAGAAGAAGACAGCCTGCTACGACATCGATGTGGAGGTGGACGATCCCCTGAAAGCTCAGATGAGCAACTTCCTGGCTTCCACCACCAACCAGCAGGAGATCGCCTCCCTGGATGCCAAG ATCCACGAGACCATCGAATCCATCAACCAGCTGAAGACGCAGCGGGATTTCATGCTGAGCTTCAGCAACAACCCGCAGGATTTCATCCAGGAATGGATCAAATCCCAGAGGAGGGACCTCAAG ATCATAACAGACGTGATCGGGAACCCTGAGGAGGAGCGACGGGCCGAGTTCTACCAGCAGCCCTGGGCGCAGGAGGCTGTGGGCAGACACATCTTCGCCAAG GTCCAGCAGCGCCGGCAGGAACTGGAACAAGTGCTCGGGATCCGCCTGACCTAA
- the SMARCD2 gene encoding SWI/SNF-related matrix-associated actin-dependent regulator of chromatin subfamily D member 2 isoform X2 has product MGPAAAQYQQRPGMPPGGRMPMAGLQVGPPGAPPYGAASPMRPGLPQAMMDPFRKRLLTPQAQPPLATQRRGVKRRKMADKVLPQRIRELVPESQAYMDLLAFERKLDQTIARKRMEIQEAIKKPLTQKRKLRIYISNTFTPAKEEGEGGERVASWELRVEGKLLEDPSKQKRKFSSFFKSLVIELDKELYGPDNHLVEWHRLPTTQETDGFQVKRPGDVNVKCTLLLMLDHQPPQYKLDPRLARLLGVHTQTRASIMQALWLYIKHNKLQDSHEKEYINCNRYFRQIFNCIRMRFSEIPMKLAGLLQHPDPIIINHTISVDPNDQKKTACYDIDVEVDDPLKAQMSNFLASTTNQQEIASLDAKIHETIESINQLKTQRDFMLSFSNNPQDFIQEWIKSQRRDLKIITDVIGNPEEERRAEFYQQPWAQEAVGRHIFAKVQQRRQELEQVLGIRLT; this is encoded by the exons ATGGGCCCGGCCGCCGCGCAGTACCAG CAG CGCCCTGGGATGCCGCCTGGTGGCCGgatgcccatggcagggctgcAGGTGGGACCACCGGGAGCCCCCCCTTACGGAGCAGCCTCCCCGATGAGACCTGGCCTGCCCCAGGCGATGATGGACCCCTTCAGGAAGCGCCTGCTGACCCCCCAGGCACAGCCACCGCTGGCCACCCAGAGGAGAGG ggtgaagaggaggaagatggctGACAAGGTCCTGCCGCAGCGG ATCCGGGAATTGGTCCCAGAATCCCAGGCCTACATGGACCTCCTCGCCTTTGAGCGCAAGCTGGACCAAACCATCGCCCGGAAGAGGATGGAGATTCAGGAGGCCATCAAGAAACCGCTGACG CAAAAGCGGAAGCTGAGGATTTACATCTCCAACACTTTCACCCCAGCCAAAGAAGAAGGGGAGGGTGGTGAACGCGTGGCCTCCTGGGAGCTGCGTGTGGAGGGCAAACTGCTGGAGGAC CCGagcaagcagaagaggaagtTCTCCTCCTTTTTCAAGAGCCTCGTCATTGAGCTGGACAAAGAGCTGTATGGGCCGGACAACCATCTGGTGGAG TGGCACCGGCTGCCCACAACCCAGGAGACCGATGGCTTCCAAGTGAAACGCCCCGGCGACGTCAATGTGAAGTGCACGCTGCTGCTCATGCTGGATCACCAG cccccccagtACAAACTGGACCCTCGCCTGGCTCGCCTGCTCGGGGTGCACACCCAGACCCGCGCCAGCATCATGCAGGCGCTCTGGCTCTACATCAAGCACAACAAGCTGCAGGACAGTCACGAGAAGGAGTACATCAACTGCAACCGCTACTTCCGCCAG ATCTTTAACTGCATCCGCATGCGCTTCTCGGAGATCCCCATGAAGCTGGCGGggctcctgcagcacccagaTCCCATCATCATCAACCACACCATCAG CGTGGACCCCAATGACCAGAAGAAGACAGCCTGCTACGACATCGATGTGGAGGTGGACGATCCCCTGAAAGCTCAGATGAGCAACTTCCTGGCTTCCACCACCAACCAGCAGGAGATCGCCTCCCTGGATGCCAAG ATCCACGAGACCATCGAATCCATCAACCAGCTGAAGACGCAGCGGGATTTCATGCTGAGCTTCAGCAACAACCCGCAGGATTTCATCCAGGAATGGATCAAATCCCAGAGGAGGGACCTCAAG ATCATAACAGACGTGATCGGGAACCCTGAGGAGGAGCGACGGGCCGAGTTCTACCAGCAGCCCTGGGCGCAGGAGGCTGTGGGCAGACACATCTTCGCCAAG GTCCAGCAGCGCCGGCAGGAACTGGAACAAGTGCTCGGGATCCGCCTGACCTAA